One region of Candidatus Hydrogenedentota bacterium genomic DNA includes:
- a CDS encoding UvrD-helicase domain-containing protein — MISLNREQKAAVTAADGPLLVLAGAGSGKTRVIIERMAWLVEERGVDPRYLLALTFTNKAAAEMRERFARRLEVDRVASWLGTFHSFALFVLRREIEHLGRNRNFTVFDAADQLSLMKRLVKAMPREMAEVSPRDALHWISNLKQEVKAPDHEAEPDDRAEIACRYLWDAYHAALKAASAVDFDDLLVLMVELLRDCPDVRERYQQRYRHVLVDEYQDTNRAQYLIARYLSEGHGNIFAVGDEDQSIYSWRGADINNILDFSRDFPDASVVRLEQNYRSTQTILDAANNVVQHNINRLGKTLRTESGPGDRVGFYLAETGEEEADFVIRHMARKGYSPAQVAVLYRTNNQARLIEEALRAKDIHYTVVGGIKFYSRKEIKDVLAYLRVLANPIDDEALRRIINVPARGIGATTQERLEEYAQLRKCSLLQVMRDTELDETLPGRARKAAGELVHLIDDLALDAKELDLGDLVEKLLDETGYRDFIQQSDEKDFRTRLESLDEFVVSCRTRDAKGERGLLPFLQDLSLIADVDTWDSDVPAVTLMTIHSAKGLEFDYVYLIGLEEGLLPFGVDFGEEDNLEEERRLCYVAMTRARQGLVLSAATSRMLYGRTHPNRTVSRFVGEAGRNRLEHLNTRTTAPVVKAAPPNEADAPEPALRIGTQVRHAKFGPGTVMFTSGSGDKLKARIRFKTGRTALLMVKQAPLEILEGKGR; from the coding sequence ATGATTTCACTGAATAGAGAACAAAAAGCCGCCGTAACCGCCGCGGACGGCCCGCTCCTCGTGCTTGCCGGGGCCGGAAGCGGCAAGACGCGCGTCATCATCGAACGCATGGCCTGGCTCGTCGAGGAGCGGGGCGTCGACCCCCGCTACCTCCTCGCGCTGACCTTCACCAACAAGGCGGCGGCGGAAATGCGCGAACGCTTCGCCCGCCGTCTGGAAGTGGATCGCGTGGCGTCGTGGCTCGGCACCTTCCACAGCTTCGCGCTCTTCGTCCTCCGCCGGGAAATCGAACACCTGGGCCGAAACCGGAACTTCACCGTCTTCGACGCCGCCGACCAGCTCAGCCTCATGAAGCGGCTCGTCAAGGCGATGCCCCGGGAAATGGCCGAGGTCTCCCCGCGCGACGCACTCCATTGGATCAGCAACCTCAAGCAGGAGGTGAAAGCCCCGGACCACGAGGCCGAGCCCGACGACCGCGCCGAGATCGCCTGCCGCTACCTCTGGGACGCGTACCACGCCGCGCTGAAGGCCGCCTCGGCCGTGGATTTCGACGACCTGCTCGTCTTGATGGTGGAGTTGCTGCGCGATTGCCCGGACGTCCGCGAACGCTACCAGCAGCGGTACCGACACGTGCTCGTGGACGAATACCAGGACACGAACCGCGCCCAGTACCTGATCGCGCGCTACCTCAGCGAGGGCCACGGCAATATCTTCGCCGTGGGCGACGAGGACCAGAGCATCTACTCCTGGCGCGGCGCGGATATCAACAATATCCTCGATTTCTCCCGGGACTTTCCGGACGCCTCGGTCGTCCGCCTCGAGCAGAACTACCGCAGCACCCAGACGATCCTCGACGCCGCCAACAACGTGGTCCAGCACAACATCAACCGCCTGGGCAAGACGCTGCGCACGGAAAGCGGCCCGGGAGACCGGGTGGGATTCTACCTGGCGGAGACCGGCGAGGAGGAGGCGGATTTCGTCATCCGGCACATGGCCCGGAAAGGCTATTCGCCCGCGCAGGTCGCGGTGCTCTACCGCACCAACAACCAGGCCCGCCTGATCGAGGAGGCGCTGCGCGCGAAGGATATCCACTACACCGTGGTCGGCGGCATCAAGTTCTACAGCCGCAAGGAAATCAAGGATGTGCTCGCCTACCTGCGGGTGCTCGCCAACCCGATCGACGACGAGGCCCTGCGCCGCATTATAAACGTCCCGGCGCGCGGCATCGGCGCGACCACCCAGGAGCGCCTGGAGGAATACGCCCAGCTCCGCAAGTGCTCCCTCTTGCAGGTCATGCGCGACACCGAACTCGACGAGACCCTCCCGGGGCGCGCGCGCAAGGCCGCCGGCGAACTCGTCCACCTCATCGACGACCTCGCCCTGGACGCGAAGGAACTCGATCTCGGCGACCTGGTCGAAAAACTGCTCGACGAAACCGGCTACCGCGACTTCATCCAGCAGAGCGACGAGAAGGACTTCCGCACGCGCCTCGAATCGCTGGACGAATTCGTGGTCTCCTGCCGCACGCGCGACGCGAAAGGCGAGCGTGGCCTCCTGCCGTTTCTACAGGATCTCTCGCTCATCGCCGACGTCGACACCTGGGACAGCGACGTGCCCGCCGTCACCCTCATGACGATCCACAGCGCGAAGGGCCTCGAATTCGACTATGTGTACCTGATCGGTCTGGAGGAGGGCCTTCTGCCCTTCGGCGTCGATTTCGGCGAGGAAGACAACCTCGAAGAGGAGCGCCGGCTCTGCTACGTGGCCATGACGCGCGCGCGCCAGGGCCTCGTACTGTCGGCGGCCACCTCGCGGATGCTCTACGGGCGCACCCACCCGAACCGCACCGTGTCCCGATTCGTGGGCGAGGCCGGGCGCAACCGCCTGGAGCACCTCAACACGCGCACCACCGCCCCGGTGGTGAAAGCCGCGCCGCCGAACGAAGCGGACGCGCCGGAGCCCGCGCTGAGAATCGGCACGCAGGTCCGGCATGCAAAGTTCGGCCCGGGTACGGTAATGTTTACCTCGGGTTCGGGCGACAAGTTGAAGGCGCGGATCCGCTTCAAGACGGGCCGTACGGCGTTGCTCATGGTCAAGCAGGCGCCGCTGGAAATACTGGAAGGAAAAGGCCGCTGA
- a CDS encoding TlpA family protein disulfide reductase, translated as MTEPPNPTPPERKPSTWKHVVTVGCVGVVTGAALLLAALLGLYAFYQKEAIHKMAETKELKPVRLLADYGWMLEDAAGEPVDLRALRGRAIFLHLWRPECVSCVAEIPGLNALYNDTQHLDLAFVSVALDPDADLDDAVALHGVEFPVFTGKSAEIPSAFEAHSTPTTYIIAPDGFIVFRHAGAMDWDSPDARGFLESLAQTSEPAPPAQREPAPPAETEAPPEPLEPTQPGRTPIPPAE; from the coding sequence ATGACAGAACCACCCAATCCCACACCGCCGGAAAGAAAGCCGTCAACCTGGAAACACGTTGTCACCGTGGGCTGCGTGGGCGTGGTGACCGGCGCGGCCCTGCTGCTGGCCGCCCTGCTCGGGCTCTACGCCTTCTACCAGAAAGAGGCCATCCACAAAATGGCGGAAACGAAAGAACTGAAACCGGTCCGGCTGCTGGCGGACTACGGCTGGATGCTGGAAGACGCCGCGGGCGAGCCGGTGGACCTCCGCGCGCTGCGGGGCCGCGCGATCTTCCTGCACCTCTGGCGTCCAGAGTGCGTCTCGTGCGTCGCCGAAATACCCGGCCTGAACGCGCTCTACAACGATACGCAACACCTCGACCTGGCCTTCGTTTCCGTGGCGCTCGATCCGGATGCCGATCTGGACGACGCCGTCGCGCTGCACGGCGTCGAGTTCCCGGTCTTTACCGGAAAATCAGCGGAGATCCCCTCGGCTTTCGAGGCGCACAGCACCCCCACGACCTACATCATCGCGCCGGACGGCTTCATCGTGTTCCGCCACGCCGGCGCGATGGACTGGGACAGCCCCGACGCGCGCGGGTTTCTCGAATCGCTGGCGCAGACCAGCGAGCCGGCGCCGCCCGCGCAACGTGAACCGGCGCCGCCGGCCGAAACCGAAGCCCCGCCCGAACCCCTGGAACCAACCCAGCCCGGCAGGACGCCCATCCCGCCCGCCGAATAG
- a CDS encoding arylsulfatase, whose amino-acid sequence MHWEPMTSGTVCNRRAFLSGLAGAAGAAMLFGCAHTGRTGPPPAKRTPNIVVILADDLGVGDINALNPDAKIPTPHLDALVREGMAFTDAHSASAVCTPSRYALLTGRYAWRTTLQRWVIAPYEPPLIAPNRLTLPGMLQGRGYHTACIGKWHLGWDWAGEGDGPEKQAVFDAPIAGGPTTRGFDYYFGTDVPNFPPFTFIENDRVVVQPTDRNTADDTIIVGYDGAPMAPGWRFDEILPTITDRAVSYVHERARAAEPFFLFFSMTSPHEPISPSARFRGASGIAPIADFIMETDWSAGRVIQALEEAGVAEDTLVVFTADNGASHYTGMDTLLEHGHQSSGPYRGRKAQIWEGGHRVPLVVRWPGVVAPGTRNDQLIGLNDLFATTAAIVDERLPDNAGEDSVNMLHVLTGGVGVPPRDAIVHHDTRGGFAIRQGPWKLVILVDYDTPPVFELYNLEDDPGETCNVRDAHPDIADRLLALLERYVEEGRSTAGPAQPNDTDAIDIRARARERWAPPR is encoded by the coding sequence ATGCATTGGGAGCCAATGACTTCGGGAACGGTGTGCAATCGCAGGGCCTTTCTAAGCGGGCTTGCCGGCGCGGCCGGCGCGGCGATGCTTTTCGGGTGCGCGCATACCGGGCGGACTGGCCCGCCGCCCGCGAAGCGGACGCCGAATATCGTCGTCATTCTGGCGGACGACCTGGGCGTGGGCGACATTAACGCGCTGAATCCGGACGCGAAGATTCCGACGCCCCATCTCGACGCGCTTGTGCGCGAGGGCATGGCGTTTACGGACGCGCACAGCGCCTCCGCCGTCTGCACGCCGAGCCGGTACGCGCTGTTGACGGGCCGCTACGCGTGGCGCACGACGCTGCAGCGATGGGTGATCGCCCCGTACGAGCCCCCGCTCATCGCGCCCAACCGGCTGACGCTGCCGGGAATGCTCCAAGGGCGCGGCTACCACACGGCGTGCATCGGAAAATGGCATCTTGGCTGGGACTGGGCCGGCGAGGGGGACGGGCCGGAGAAACAGGCGGTGTTCGACGCGCCCATCGCGGGCGGGCCGACGACGCGGGGCTTCGACTACTACTTCGGTACGGACGTGCCGAATTTTCCGCCGTTCACCTTCATCGAAAACGACCGCGTTGTTGTGCAGCCCACGGACAGGAATACGGCCGACGACACAATTATCGTGGGATACGACGGGGCGCCCATGGCGCCGGGCTGGCGCTTCGACGAGATACTTCCAACGATCACCGATCGCGCGGTCTCGTATGTTCACGAACGCGCGCGCGCCGCGGAACCCTTCTTCCTGTTTTTCTCCATGACCTCGCCGCACGAGCCTATTTCCCCGTCGGCGCGCTTTCGCGGCGCCAGCGGCATCGCCCCGATTGCCGACTTCATCATGGAGACCGACTGGTCGGCGGGCCGGGTGATTCAGGCGCTGGAGGAAGCGGGCGTCGCGGAGGACACCCTGGTCGTGTTCACCGCCGACAACGGCGCCTCTCACTACACGGGCATGGACACGCTCCTGGAGCACGGCCACCAATCCAGCGGGCCATACCGGGGGCGCAAGGCGCAGATCTGGGAAGGGGGCCACCGAGTCCCTCTGGTCGTGCGCTGGCCGGGCGTCGTGGCCCCGGGAACGCGGAACGATCAGTTGATTGGGCTGAACGATCTGTTCGCGACAACCGCCGCCATCGTGGATGAGCGATTGCCGGACAACGCCGGCGAGGACAGCGTGAACATGCTGCACGTCCTGACCGGCGGCGTCGGGGTTCCGCCGCGGGACGCGATCGTCCACCACGATACGCGGGGCGGATTCGCGATCCGGCAGGGCCCCTGGAAATTGGTCATCCTCGTCGACTATGACACGCCACCCGTCTTCGAACTCTACAACCTGGAAGACGACCCGGGAGAAACGTGCAACGTCCGCGACGCGCATCCCGACATCGCCGATCGCCTGCTCGCGCTGCTGGAGCGCTACGTGGAGGAGGGCCGGAGCACGGCGGGCCCCGCACAGCCCAACGACACGGACGCGATCGATATTCGAGCCCGCGCCCGGGAACGGTGGGCCCCGCCGCGGTGA
- a CDS encoding HD domain-containing protein → MLKRIAVAGTETVDKALAAEAAEQGLQLKPMPLGAALPPGSGATLAPAEPSSLAAAAAMALAHDSLLVLLAEAVDSREGLVMGSSERLRDHATRFSKALGLNADEQFSLERGALLHDVGKILLSNEVLLKKAVLDYEDWLLLQAHTTMGADLLLEHQIHADVADIVRYHHECWNGEGYPKNLEKGAIPLLARIMKVLDVYCSMTSPRHYRSGHASHEEAIKHLKEERGERFDPELVDAFLKSDVGRPFDWAGE, encoded by the coding sequence ATGCTCAAGCGCATCGCCGTCGCAGGTACCGAAACCGTGGATAAGGCGCTTGCCGCCGAGGCGGCGGAACAGGGCCTCCAGCTCAAGCCGATGCCGTTGGGCGCGGCGCTGCCGCCGGGATCCGGCGCGACGCTGGCGCCCGCCGAGCCGTCATCGCTCGCGGCGGCCGCGGCGATGGCGCTGGCGCACGACAGCCTGCTGGTGTTGCTGGCGGAGGCGGTGGACAGCCGCGAGGGGCTCGTGATGGGATCCTCGGAGCGCCTTCGCGATCACGCGACGCGCTTTTCGAAGGCGCTGGGGCTCAACGCGGATGAGCAGTTTTCGCTCGAACGCGGCGCGCTGCTCCACGATGTGGGGAAGATCCTGTTGAGCAACGAGGTGTTGCTGAAGAAGGCCGTGCTCGATTATGAAGACTGGCTGCTGCTTCAGGCGCACACGACGATGGGGGCCGACCTCCTCCTGGAGCACCAGATCCATGCCGACGTGGCCGATATTGTCCGTTACCACCACGAATGCTGGAACGGCGAAGGGTACCCGAAGAACCTGGAAAAGGGCGCGATCCCGTTGCTTGCCCGGATCATGAAGGTGCTGGATGTGTATTGCTCCATGACGAGCCCGCGGCACTACCGGAGCGGCCACGCGAGCCACGAGGAGGCCATCAAGCACCTCAAGGAAGAACGCGGGGAGCGGTTCGACCCCGAACTCGTCGACGCGTTCCTGAAGTCCGATGTGGGCCGCCCCTTCGACTGGGCGGGGGAGTGA
- a CDS encoding PilT/PilU family type 4a pilus ATPase: MFIGSKSDSTVFDVFKIGLENLIREMGMPTAVTFTTANATMVAKAPDLTRRVDVLKVTFDLRDGVNMEEIDAALKETNIQCRVERKNGKCTITVPPFELRQVKHLAPIDGVIERYVAESLRSMTWTLRADEFVKSDFNINVLIEMMEQRGASDLHLRAGNRPYIRIDGDLLPLDLNIISADDMRQIVLELGGESEMHLLETEKESSFQYHAAGVGYLRCSGYIKSGAMALAIRLIPEEPIPLHKLDLPKTVEKICWMHRGLFLVCGITGSGKSTTLAAMVDFINEQRQAHIITTEDPVEFVYKDKKSIISQRMVGRDTFSFANALRGALREDPDVILVGEMRDVDTIRAGLSAAETGHMVFSTLHTTTAIDTINRMISYFPQSERDLVRQELAYTLAAVVCQRLLKRKGGGRIPCVEVLIGGRPIVRDAIVEGDLDKLHGIMEQDSEMKSFDQYAVELFKAGIVEKAEAISACADAEAFERVMSGIMSSTGKLLK; this comes from the coding sequence ATGTTTATCGGTAGTAAGTCGGACAGCACCGTCTTTGACGTATTCAAGATCGGTCTTGAGAACCTGATTCGCGAGATGGGTATGCCCACCGCGGTGACCTTCACCACGGCCAACGCTACGATGGTCGCCAAGGCGCCGGATCTAACCAGGCGCGTCGATGTGCTCAAGGTAACCTTCGATCTCCGCGACGGGGTGAACATGGAGGAGATCGACGCCGCCCTGAAGGAGACCAATATCCAATGCCGCGTTGAACGGAAGAACGGCAAGTGCACGATCACGGTGCCGCCCTTCGAGTTGCGCCAGGTCAAGCATCTGGCGCCCATCGACGGGGTAATCGAGCGGTACGTGGCCGAGAGCCTGCGATCCATGACCTGGACGCTCCGCGCGGACGAGTTCGTAAAGTCGGACTTCAACATCAACGTGCTCATTGAAATGATGGAGCAGCGCGGCGCCTCCGATCTGCACCTGCGCGCGGGCAACCGGCCCTATATCCGGATCGACGGGGACCTGCTGCCGCTGGATCTGAACATCATCTCCGCCGACGACATGCGGCAGATCGTGCTGGAGCTTGGCGGGGAATCCGAGATGCATTTGCTGGAAACCGAGAAGGAATCCAGCTTTCAGTACCACGCGGCGGGGGTGGGCTACCTCCGCTGCTCGGGCTATATCAAATCCGGCGCGATGGCGCTCGCCATCCGCCTGATTCCCGAGGAGCCGATTCCGCTCCACAAGCTTGACCTCCCAAAGACCGTCGAGAAGATCTGCTGGATGCACCGCGGCCTCTTTCTCGTGTGCGGGATTACGGGCAGCGGCAAGTCCACGACGCTGGCGGCGATGGTGGATTTCATCAACGAGCAGCGCCAGGCGCACATCATCACGACGGAAGATCCGGTCGAATTCGTGTACAAGGACAAGAAGAGCATCATCTCCCAGCGCATGGTGGGCCGGGACACCTTCTCCTTCGCAAACGCGCTGCGCGGGGCGCTCCGCGAAGACCCGGACGTGATCCTGGTGGGCGAAATGCGCGACGTGGACACGATCCGCGCGGGTCTGAGCGCGGCGGAAACGGGGCACATGGTGTTCAGCACGCTGCACACCACCACGGCGATCGACACGATCAACCGCATGATCAGCTATTTCCCGCAGAGCGAGCGCGATCTGGTCCGCCAGGAGCTTGCGTATACCCTGGCGGCGGTGGTCTGCCAGCGCCTGCTCAAGCGCAAGGGCGGCGGGCGTATTCCCTGCGTTGAAGTCCTCATCGGCGGACGCCCCATCGTGCGCGACGCCATCGTCGAGGGCGATCTCGACAAACTGCACGGCATCATGGAGCAGGACAGCGAGATGAAGAGCTTCGACCAGTACGCGGTGGAGCTTTTCAAGGCCGGTATTGTCGAGAAGGCCGAGGCGATTTCGGCATGCGCCGACGCCGAGGCCTTTGAGCGGGTGATGTCGGGCATTATGTCGTCGACTGGTAAGCTGTTGAAGTAG
- a CDS encoding c-type cytochrome, which translates to MNTSNTLYRATGLLIIAVIPFVTSAPAQEGVPAERPRVRPPSALTGWADWERGEELLKRIDVPPAPVLSPEQALESFRVAPGYRVELVAAEPFVQNPIFFEFDPDGRIWVVEYQGYMRDLAGSGEDDPICRVVVLEDTDGDGRADKHTVFLDGLVMPRSLAFVEGGVLVQEPPLLWFCEDTDGDLQADRRIEVGEMGVAGNPQHTANGLRYGIDNWLHCADWGKRYRWRDGALEEEATIKRGQFGVTFDETGRFMTCYENRALFGDYLPADVLLRNPHLVRVFQRGGADRRGFGVNVDFAANAQEVFPIRVTPAVTLGALELRDDGRLQTYTIASGTCYYDGHQFPEDARRNVFVPESGGHLIGRLVLDEGIAPEAARHYPPEQEFLASTDERFRPVNARVGPDGALYIADMYHGIIEHVIFMVPWLTKQIEERKLNEGNDLGRIWRVVAEDRPIDRRSPALSTASTEELVAALGHPNGWHRLTAQRLLVERADASAVPLLRAAAGGSNPLAQLHAIWTLHGLDALDADSLRAALASGDERVRAAAARLAGADSAMLPDVLAVASDPGPMARLHAAMALGALDEPEAEAALADLVAREAHPLFRTAALTGLAGRELDFLRRWLDLGVEDGAFVSLIAQCVLEEAAPARVAALFTLFEATPEDQAWRRDALLDAFARIRYPQPFELAEEPAALTGLLRAPDVNTRERVLAALNQFTWPGATLPDTLTRNAPPLTPEEEARVRAGQELYAQACTSCHQPHGGGVPGVAPPLVDSEWVGGPPERLIRIVLNGLYGPIEVNGQTWNLSMPAFGVYTDEEVASVLSYIRRAWGNAAAPVDPALAAAVRQESAGRTLPWRAEELALVAPEEAPEAIRPGEDGAIDLPARLASVFGQRLAYRPALDVLAPWVVAEDIAEWRVEVAEAGDYDVAVLLAADSRSAGDFYAIETEGSRARGEVPDTGGYDRFQEQPSGRLALRAGLNLIILRPDGPLKQELADIRGLRLAPAR; encoded by the coding sequence ATGAACACAAGCAACACCCTGTATCGCGCAACCGGCCTCCTGATTATTGCCGTGATTCCCTTCGTAACGTCCGCGCCGGCGCAGGAGGGCGTTCCGGCGGAGCGTCCCCGCGTGCGCCCGCCTTCCGCGCTGACGGGCTGGGCGGACTGGGAGCGGGGCGAAGAACTGCTGAAGCGCATCGACGTGCCGCCCGCGCCGGTGTTGTCACCCGAGCAGGCGCTGGAATCGTTCCGGGTGGCCCCGGGCTACCGCGTGGAGCTGGTGGCGGCGGAGCCGTTTGTGCAGAACCCGATTTTCTTCGAGTTCGACCCCGACGGGCGCATCTGGGTGGTGGAGTACCAGGGCTACATGCGCGATCTCGCGGGCAGCGGCGAGGACGACCCGATCTGCCGCGTGGTGGTGCTGGAGGATACGGACGGGGACGGGCGCGCGGACAAGCACACGGTCTTTCTGGATGGCCTCGTGATGCCGCGATCGCTGGCCTTTGTGGAGGGCGGCGTGCTGGTGCAGGAGCCGCCGCTCCTCTGGTTCTGCGAGGACACCGACGGCGACCTCCAGGCCGACCGGCGCATTGAGGTGGGCGAGATGGGCGTGGCGGGGAATCCGCAACACACGGCGAACGGCCTGCGCTACGGGATCGACAACTGGCTGCACTGCGCGGACTGGGGGAAGCGCTACCGCTGGCGGGACGGCGCGCTGGAGGAGGAGGCGACCATCAAGCGCGGCCAGTTCGGCGTGACGTTTGACGAGACCGGGCGCTTCATGACGTGCTACGAAAACCGGGCGCTCTTCGGCGACTATCTGCCGGCGGACGTCTTGCTGCGGAACCCGCATCTCGTGCGCGTGTTTCAGCGGGGCGGCGCGGACCGGCGGGGCTTCGGCGTGAACGTGGACTTTGCGGCGAACGCGCAGGAGGTCTTCCCCATCCGCGTGACGCCCGCGGTGACCCTGGGCGCGCTGGAGCTGCGCGACGACGGGCGCCTCCAGACCTACACCATCGCGAGCGGGACCTGCTACTACGACGGCCACCAGTTCCCCGAGGACGCGCGACGGAATGTGTTCGTGCCGGAGTCGGGCGGGCACCTGATCGGGCGGCTCGTGTTGGATGAGGGGATCGCGCCGGAGGCCGCACGGCACTACCCGCCGGAGCAGGAATTTCTCGCGTCCACGGACGAGCGGTTTCGTCCCGTGAACGCGCGGGTGGGGCCGGACGGCGCCCTGTACATCGCCGACATGTACCACGGGATCATCGAGCACGTGATCTTCATGGTGCCGTGGCTCACGAAACAGATCGAAGAGCGGAAGCTGAACGAGGGGAACGACCTGGGGCGCATCTGGCGCGTGGTCGCGGAGGACCGGCCCATCGACCGGCGATCCCCCGCGCTCTCCACGGCTTCGACGGAAGAACTCGTGGCGGCGCTCGGCCACCCGAACGGCTGGCATCGCCTGACCGCGCAGCGCCTGCTCGTCGAGCGCGCGGACGCGTCCGCGGTCCCCTTGCTGCGCGCGGCCGCCGGCGGGTCCAATCCGCTCGCGCAGTTGCACGCGATCTGGACGCTGCACGGCCTCGACGCCCTCGACGCGGACAGCCTGCGGGCGGCGCTCGCAAGCGGCGATGAACGCGTGCGCGCCGCCGCCGCGCGCCTGGCGGGTGCGGACTCCGCGATGCTGCCGGATGTGCTGGCTGTGGCGTCCGATCCGGGCCCGATGGCGCGGCTGCACGCGGCGATGGCCCTGGGCGCGCTGGACGAGCCCGAGGCCGAGGCGGCGCTGGCGGATCTCGTCGCGCGCGAGGCGCATCCCCTGTTCCGCACCGCCGCGCTGACCGGGCTGGCCGGGCGCGAGCTGGATTTCCTCCGGCGCTGGCTGGACCTCGGCGTGGAAGATGGCGCGTTTGTTTCGCTCATCGCGCAGTGCGTGCTGGAGGAGGCCGCGCCGGCGCGGGTCGCGGCGTTGTTCACGCTGTTCGAGGCCACCCCGGAGGATCAGGCGTGGCGGCGGGACGCGCTGCTCGACGCCTTCGCGAGGATCCGCTATCCCCAGCCTTTCGAACTGGCCGAAGAGCCCGCCGCGCTGACCGGGCTCCTGCGCGCGCCCGACGTGAACACGCGCGAGCGGGTGCTGGCGGCGCTCAACCAGTTCACGTGGCCCGGCGCGACCCTGCCCGACACCCTGACGCGGAACGCGCCCCCGCTCACGCCGGAAGAGGAAGCGCGCGTGCGCGCCGGCCAGGAGCTCTACGCCCAGGCCTGCACCTCGTGCCACCAGCCCCACGGCGGCGGCGTGCCCGGCGTCGCGCCGCCCCTCGTCGACAGCGAATGGGTGGGCGGGCCGCCGGAGCGCCTGATCCGCATTGTGTTGAACGGGCTCTACGGCCCCATCGAGGTGAACGGGCAGACCTGGAACCTGAGCATGCCCGCGTTCGGCGTCTACACCGACGAGGAGGTCGCCAGCGTCCTCAGCTACATCCGCCGGGCCTGGGGCAACGCCGCCGCGCCCGTGGACCCCGCGCTCGCCGCAGCCGTCCGCCAGGAGTCCGCCGGGCGCACGCTGCCCTGGCGCGCGGAGGAACTCGCGCTCGTCGCGCCCGAGGAGGCGCCCGAGGCCATCCGCCCCGGAGAGGACGGCGCGATCGACCTGCCCGCCCGCCTGGCCTCAGTCTTCGGGCAGCGCCTTGCCTACCGCCCCGCGCTCGACGTGCTCGCGCCGTGGGTCGTCGCCGAGGACATCGCCGAGTGGCGGGTGGAGGTCGCGGAAGCGGGCGACTACGACGTCGCCGTGCTGCTTGCCGCCGACAGCCGGTCCGCGGGCGATTTCTACGCGATCGAGACGGAGGGCAGCCGCGCGCGCGGTGAAGTGCCGGACACCGGCGGCTACGATCGCTTCCAGGAGCAGCCCAGCGGGCGGCTGGCCCTGCGCGCCGGCCTCAACCTCATCATCCTGCGCCCCGACGGCCCGCTGAAACAGGAGCTGGCGGATATCCGTGGCCTGCGCCTCGCGCCGGCGCGGTGA
- a CDS encoding transposase produces the protein MPRLARIVVAGEPHHITQRGNNQQDVFFVDDDRRVYLQFLRQYAKRYRLRIHGYCLMTNHVHIIAVPEVEEALANAIGRTHFRYSQYINQLHQRSGHLWQGRFHSCTLDEAHYGNAMHYVEQNPVRAKMVRKPWRYPWSSAAVHVGERKDDGLLDLDRWREIHGNEARWRAVLEQGIDPDFAETFRRNTHTGRPLGTAGFLSMLEAQLGRRLRALPVGRPRKIKTGGGRRN, from the coding sequence ATGCCAAGACTCGCACGCATCGTGGTGGCGGGAGAGCCCCACCACATCACCCAGCGCGGTAATAACCAGCAGGACGTCTTCTTTGTGGACGACGACCGGCGGGTGTACCTCCAATTTCTGCGGCAATACGCGAAGCGTTATCGGCTCCGCATCCACGGCTACTGTCTGATGACCAACCACGTGCATATCATTGCCGTGCCGGAGGTGGAGGAGGCCCTCGCCAACGCCATCGGGCGTACGCACTTCCGCTACAGCCAGTACATCAACCAGTTGCACCAGCGAAGCGGCCATCTCTGGCAGGGGCGTTTCCACTCCTGCACGCTCGACGAAGCCCACTACGGCAACGCGATGCACTACGTGGAACAAAATCCGGTCCGCGCGAAGATGGTGCGGAAGCCCTGGCGATACCCGTGGTCCAGTGCCGCCGTGCATGTGGGGGAGCGAAAGGACGACGGCCTGCTCGACCTCGACCGCTGGCGCGAGATCCACGGCAACGAAGCCCGCTGGCGCGCGGTGCTGGAGCAGGGGATCGACCCCGATTTCGCCGAAACCTTCCGCCGGAACACCCACACCGGCCGCCCCCTGGGCACGGCCGGCTTCCTGAGTATGCTGGAAGCCCAACTCGGCCGCCGCCTCCGCGCCCTGCCCGTCGGCCGCCCGCGGAAGATAAAGACGGGTGGCGGGAGGAGAAACTAG